In Oryza sativa Japonica Group chromosome 2, ASM3414082v1, the following are encoded in one genomic region:
- the LOC4328177 gene encoding uncharacterized protein yields the protein MGQALRRLFDAFFSTREMRVVMLGLDAAGKTTILYRLHMGEVLSTVPTVGFNVEKVQYKNVVFTVWDVGGQEKLRPLWKMYLSNSDALIYVVDSLDRERIIDARQEFQTIIKDPLMANSIILVFANKQDLRGAMSPDEVSEGLGLHDLRNRIWHIQGTCALRGEGLYDGLDWLASTLKQLQETGHATSVAGPSI from the exons atggggcaAGCTCTGCGGCGGCTCTTCGACGCCTTCTTCTCCACCAGGGAGATGCGG GTTGTGATGCTTGGTTTGGATGCAGCTGGCAAGACAACAATTTTGTATAGGCTGCACATGGGAGAAGTTCTTTCAACGGTTCCTACAGTAG GTTTTAACGTAGAGAAGGTTCAGTACAAGAATGTGGTATTTACTGTGTGGGATGTTGGCGGACAAGAAAAGCTCAGGCCATTATGGAAGATGTACCTCAGCAATTCTGATGCACTG ATCTACGTTGTTGATTCATTGGACAGAGAAAGGATTATAGACGCCAGACAAGAATTTCAG ACCATTATCAAGGACCCACTGATGGCAAACAGCATAATCTTAGTATTTGCAAACAAACAGGACCTG AGAGGTGCGATGAGCCCAGATGAGGTGAGCGAGGGGCTAGGCCTGCACGACCTCAGGAACAGGATATGGCATATACAAGGGACATGCGCTCTCCGTGGTGAGGGACTCTACGATGGACTTGATTGGCTCGCATCCACCCTGAAGCAATTGCAAGAGACAGGCCATGCAACTTCAGTCGCCGGCCCTTCCATCTGA